The genomic window TCCACTGCGGTGTCGTACTGAACGCCGATCTGGTAGGCGCATATAACATTCTGCAAAGGTATCTCCGTGAGTCCGGTCTGGCACTGCCGGACCGGTCGGGAGTAGTGGGCGCACTGGCACGCCCTGCGGTCAACCTGTTCGTGTGGAGAAAAACCACATCGCCAGGCCGTGAACAGGGGACGTTCAGGCAGGCCGCTTAGGTCTGTTCCGGGCAGCCGCGAATTATAAAACCAACCACTTCTAGAAGGGGAACCCCACCCCTTTTAGGGGTGGGAGGATATCAGGGTTTTAGATCACTGGCAATTTGCTGGTTTTAAACTGCAGTTATCAGTACAACAATTTGCTGCTGATGGTCCCGGATTAGAACCAATCTATCAGGCCGCATTACAACGTGAGTTTGAAAAAGCCATTCAGCTGGTGGAAACCTATCCCCATGTCTATCTCGATACCTCCTGGGTACTGGGTAATCCCGGGGTACAGGTACCGTTACCTACCCTGGCCCAATTTATGGAAAAATATCCACACCGTTTCTTGTATGGCAGCGATTTTCCCATTATGGAGTATGCACCGCAAGCAGGACTCCAGACCTTGTTAACTTTGGGACTATCGGAAAGTACATTGAATTGTATATTCGTGAAAATGCCAGACAATTGCTGGAAGACGAATAAGAGACCCTTTGCCAGATATATTGACAAAGGGTCTTAAATTTTCTGTTTTACACCCCAAAAGGCTTCAGAACCCGTTCCAGAATGCCATGGACGGCAGCAATCAGTACCCCGTAGTTGACAATGGGCACCTGGCGACTGCGGGCCTGTTGCAGGCGGTGTAGCATGGAACGCCGGTTTAACATACAGGCACCACAATGGACGATTAATTTAAAATCCTCCAGGTTATCGGGATAGCCCTGCCCGGATGACCAGGTGTACTGCAGTTCTCCGCCTGCCAGCTGATTGAGCCAGCGGGGAATTTTGGCCCTGCCGATATCATCGGGTTGCCGGTGATGGGTACAGGCTTCAGCGATCAGCACCCGGTCCCCGGGTTTTAACGCTGAGATCGCTCGTGCACCTGCGGCCAGGGTGGCCAGATCTCCTTTGTAGCGGGCATAGAGGATGGAAAAGCTGGTCAATGGTACATTTTCTGGCACCAGCCGGGAGACCAGGCCAAAGGCCTGGGAATCGGTGACCACCAGGGCCGGGGGCTGCTGGAGATTGGCCAGGGTTTGTTCCAGTTCGAATTCCCGGCAAACATAGGCCATTACCCCATGATCCAGGCAATCCCGCAGTACCTGAACTTGCGGCAGTATCAAGCGGCCTTTGGGAGCAGCGGAGTCAATGGGGACGACCAGTACCACTGTATCACCGGGCTTGACCAGGTCGCCCAGGATAGTTTCCGGCTCCCAGTTTTGCGGGGCCTGCTCGATCATCGCCTGTTTCAGTTCTTCGATTCCGGCGCCGGTACGGCTGCTAACCTTTACCCAGGGGAGGTCGAGGACGGCCCGGGCAGCAGCCAGATCGGGGTCAGCCAGGTCGCTCTTGTTTAGCACGCCGACCAGGGGCAGGTTGTGCTGCCGGCAGAGGGCGGCGATCTCCCGGTCAAAGCTGGTTATCCCGGTAGTAGCATCCACCACCAGCAGGGCCAGATCGGCTTTGGGCAGCACTTCCCGGGTTTTTTGTACCCGCAGCTGGCCCAGTTCCCCTTCATCATCCAGACCGGCGGTATCGATCAGCACTACCGGGCCCAGGGGCAGGATTTCCATGGCTTTGTAGACTGGATCTGTGGTGGTGCCGGGGATAGGGGAGACCAGGGCGATGTCCTGGTTGGTCAGGGCATTGATCAGACTGGATTTACCGGCATTGCGGCGACCGAAAAGGGCAATATGCAGGCGATTGGCACGAGGGGTTTCCAGCATCAGTGTTCCTCCTGTTCATCCCTGGCGCAGATACCGGGGGGGCCGGCGGCCGGCCCGGGCGATCTGCTCCAGTGCATAGTTGAGATTGACGGGATTTTTGTTGCTGTAGATCTGGTAATTACCCCGGTACTGGGGTGGGGTCATAATCAACATAATGGTATTGGCACCGGCGCGCAGAGCCAGTTCCTGGCCGCGGGGATGCAGGGTAGCCATAGCGGTAGTGGCGGGCAGGAAAACATTCTGGCAGACTATCCGGGTCAGGGCCACTACCCGCAGACAGAGGTGCAAATCCCCTGGCGGCTGATCGGCCCAGGGGGTATTGGCTGCCGGTAAAAAGGGGCCGATACCGATCATGTGAATGCCATCATCTTTAAAATGGAGAATATCGGCGGCCAGGTCCATTACTGTCTGCCCGGGAAGGCCCACGATATTGCCGGATCCGCTTAAAAGTCCGGCCTGTTTGATTAACTGCAGATGTCGCCGCCGTTCCCCGTAATCATCATCAGGATGGGCGGCTGCAAACAGATAGGGGGAGCCGCTTTCCAGTTTGAGCAGATAGTTGTTGGCCCCTGCTTCCCGAAGTAGCCGGTATTCTTCCGCCCTGCGTTCTCCCAGACTGAGGGTGATGCGCAGGCCGTATCTTTCCTTGATGGTCCGGATGAGACGCAGGATTTTTTCCGTAGTATAATAGGGGTCTTCGCCCGATTGCAGGATCACGGTGCGCAAGCCCAGACGGTAGATTTCATCCACTGTGGCCAGAATTTCCTCTTCGCTCATGCGATAACGGGGCAGAACTGTATTATCCCGGCGCAGGCCACAGTAGTAACAGTTTTTACGGCAGTAGTTGGAAAACTCGATGGCACCCCGGATATCCACCATGTCGCCTACACATTCCTGGCGGACCAGATCACCGGCGGTAAGCAAAGCCTGTTCTTCCGCTTCATCCTGCACAGCCAGTAAACGGGCCAGCTCCTCCTGACTCAAGGGTTCTTCCCGCTCCAGACGCTGCAGCAATTCCCGGTAATCAGCGGCCAGGGGGTAGGCATAGACTGGTGACCAGTCGATGCGCCGGGGCTGGGTGGAATAAGGATAGATGCCTTCCCACTCAATGGCTTCAGCGGCCAGGATTTTTTCCACTTCGGTCCGGTGGCTGGCAGCAAAGCGGATGACAGTGGTACAGGCTGAACCTATGCCCCGGGGAGTAGGCAGCAGTTCCGTTGCAATTCCCGCTTCCCGCAAGGCGTGGTCTGCTTTCAACATATGCTGGGTGGAGGCACAGACCAGCAGCAATGATGGCTCTGTTCTGGCCTTAGCCATGAATTTTTGCAGGAGACTCATGACTTCACCGCCTTACAGGTACAGATCTTTTTCGCCCTGCTCCAGACGGCGCAAGCGGTCAGCGGTGAGACGGCGAATATCCTCCCGCCGGATGGCTTCCTGCTCTTTAGCCAGGACAGGGGCAGCTGCGTTGCGGGCAGCCTCACTGCCAAAGTGGAGGAGATATTCCTGTAAAGTCAGCAGGGCATTGGGCTGGCAGACATTCTGGATATTACCGCTCTTGGCCAGTTGCATAAAGCGTTCCCCGGTGCGGCCGCTGCGATAGCAGGCGGTGCAAAAACTGGGGATGAACCCCGCCTGGAGGACACAGGTAATCACTTCATCCAGAGTGCGATGATCCTCGATAGCGAACTGTTCTGTCGGGTCGGCAGTCCGGGCCCGTTCCCGGTAACCGCCGGGGGAAGTAGCCGAACCGGCGGAAATCTGGCTAATACCCAGATGCAAGAGTTCATCCCTGAAGGCTGGCGTCTCCCGGGTCGAAAGAATCAGGCCGGTGTAAGGAACAGCCAGGCGCAGAACGGCCACGATTTTCTTGAAATCCCGGTCGGAAACGGGATAGGGCGCAGCCTGGAGCTGTGATCCCGGAGCCGGACGCAGCCGGGGTACAGACAGGGTATGGGGGCCAACCCCATAAGTGCGATCCAGATAATGGGCATGGGCCAGCAGCGCCAGGGTGTCGTACCTGTGGTCATAGAGACCATAGAGGACGCCCATCCCGATATCATCGATACCGGCCTGCAGGGCCCGTTCCGGGGCGCTGACCCGCCAGTGATAATCGGCTTTCGCTCCCGCAGGGTGCATCTGCCTGTAAGTGTCGAGATGATAGGTTTCTTGGAAAAGTTGATAGGTGCCGATTCCGGCCGCTTTCAGGCGGCGGAAGCCCTCCCCATCCAGTGGGGCGATATTGACATTGAGGCGGCGAATATCCGCCTGCTGATAAATGGCTTCAATCACCTGAACGATATAGTCTACAGCGGCCTGGCGGCCATTTTCACCGGCTACCAGCAGCAAGCGCTTGTGGCCCTGGCTTTCCAGGGCTTTCGCTTCAGCCACGGCCTCTTCCACAGTCAGGGTGCGGCGGGCCAAACTGCGGTTGGCTGCCCGAAAGCCGCAGTAGAGGCAATTATTGTGGCACTCATTGGTTAGATAAAGGGGGGCGAAGATGACCACCCTTCGCCCGTAAATCCGTTCCTTCACCTGACCGGCGGCCTGGAACAGCTCGGTCAGCAGTTCTTCATCTTCGATTTGCAGAAGCTGAGCCGCTTCGGCCAGAGTCAGGCCCTGCGCAGTTGCTGCTTTGGCCAGAATCTCCCGCACCCGGGGAGCAGAAGGCTTAGCCGCTTCCCTGAGCAGATTTTCCAGATCAGCTTCCGCCAGCCAGGTTGGAATTTGCATAATCATTACCTCCGATTCTGATTTACCTCTGTCTAATATTTTAACACATTAGCGGCGTGGTTGGTACCTGGTATGCAAAAGCTGGTGGCTCTTGTGACTCAAAGGATGGCCCAGAAACTCGGCATACAGCTCCTTGATAGCCGGGTTTTCGTGGGACTTGCGGAACCGGGCCTGGGAGTCGCACTGGTAAATACCCTGGGCCCGCTTTTGCCGCACTTCCCAGGTGGTAGGAATCGGCTGGCCGCCACCACCGATACAGCCGCCGTGACAGGCCATAATTTCGATAAAATGGTATTCCGCTTCGCCTTTTTGCAGGGCGGTCAGCAGCTGTTTGGCATTGGCCAGGCCGTGGGCTACCGCCAGTTTCAGCCTGCGCCCTTTTAGTTCTACTTCCGCTTCCTTAATGCCATTGAAGCCCCGCACTTGCTGGAATTCAATCTCAGCCAGGGGCTGGCCGCTGGTCACTTCTGCCACTGTTCTGAGGGCCGCTTCCATTACCCCGCCGGTGGTGCCGAAAATGACACCGGCACCGGTGGATTGGCCCAGAGGCTGATCAAAATCTTCGTCAGGCAGATTCCTGAGATCCAGACCGGCTTCCCGCAGCATGGCGCCCAGTTCCCGGGTGGTGAGGACGATGTCCACATCCTGGTAGCTGGAGGCCTGCATTTCCGGCCGCTGGATTTCAAACTTCTTGGCGGTACAGGGCATAATGGATACCACCACTATGCTGGCCGGGTCAATCCCGTGTTTGCTGGCATAATAGGTTTTGGCCACCGCCCCGAACATCTGGTGCGGGGATTTGCAGCTGGACAGATGTTTTAGCAAATCGGGGAAGAAATGCTCTATATATTTGACCCAGCCGGGACAGCAGGAAGTGATCAGCGGCAGGGAGCCGCCCTCTTCCAGCCGTTCTAGCAGTTCGTGACCTTCTTCCATGATGGTCAGGTCAGCAGCAAAATTGGTATCAAAAACGCGGTCAAAACCAAGGCGGCGCAGAGCGGCCACCAGTTTACCGGTCAGGACAGTGCCGGGTTCATAGCCCAGCTCTTCCCCGATGGAAACCCGCACGGCAGGAGCCACCTGAACCACTACGTGCTTTTCGGGATTGGCCAGGACGGACCAGACCCGGGCAGTTTCATTTTTCTCGGTCAGGGCCCCGGTGGGGCAGACCAGCACACACTGGCCGCAGAAGGTGCAAACTGCCTCATTGAGGTTATCCCCAAAGGCCGGAGTGATATTGGTGTCGAAGCCCCGCTCGGCTGCCTGCAGACAGCCTACCTGCTGCACCTGCTGGCATACTGCCACACAGCGGCGACAGAGGACACACTTGCGGGGATCGCGGACGATAGAGGGGGAGCTGGCATCAACAGGCAGCTGAGTAGTAGCTCCGGTATAGGGAATCTGCCGTACTCCCACTTCCTCGGCCAGTACCCGCAATTCACAGGTACGGTTGCGGGCACAGGTCAGGCATTCCTGGGGGTGGTCGGAAATAATCAGCTCCACTGCCGTTCGCCGGGCTTCCCGTACTGCCGGACTTTTGGTATTGACCACCATGCCGGGGCTAACGGGCAGGACACAGGCAGCCTGCAAAGTACGGGCCCCCTGTACCTCTACCAGACAAACCCGGCAGGCCCCGATTTCATTGAGTTCTTTCATATAGCAGAGGGTAGGGATTTTGATGCCCAGCTGGCGGGCCGCCTCCAGCACGGTGGTGCCTGCTGGTACTTCTACCGTTTGTCCATCTATGGTCAATTGCACCATTTCAGTCATTATCTTCACCTCATTACTTCTTGCTGATGGCTCCGAATTTGCATTTGCTGACACAGGCGCCGCATTTGAGGCATTTTTCCTGGTCAATTACAAAGGGTGACTTAACCACACCGCTGATCGCCCCGGCGGGACAGGCTTTGGCACAGAGACTGCAGCCTTTGCAGAGGGTAGGATCAATCACATAGTTCAGTAAGGCCTGACAGACTCCGGCCGGGCATCTCTTTTCCTGGATATGGGCCAGGTACTCATCCCGGAAATGTTTAAGAGTACTGAGTACCGGGTTGGGAGCGGACTGGCCCAGGCCGC from Carboxydocella sporoproducens DSM 16521 includes these protein-coding regions:
- a CDS encoding NADH-dependent [FeFe] hydrogenase, group A6; this encodes MVQLTIDGQTVEVPAGTTVLEAARQLGIKIPTLCYMKELNEIGACRVCLVEVQGARTLQAACVLPVSPGMVVNTKSPAVREARRTAVELIISDHPQECLTCARNRTCELRVLAEEVGVRQIPYTGATTQLPVDASSPSIVRDPRKCVLCRRCVAVCQQVQQVGCLQAAERGFDTNITPAFGDNLNEAVCTFCGQCVLVCPTGALTEKNETARVWSVLANPEKHVVVQVAPAVRVSIGEELGYEPGTVLTGKLVAALRRLGFDRVFDTNFAADLTIMEEGHELLERLEEGGSLPLITSCCPGWVKYIEHFFPDLLKHLSSCKSPHQMFGAVAKTYYASKHGIDPASIVVVSIMPCTAKKFEIQRPEMQASSYQDVDIVLTTRELGAMLREAGLDLRNLPDEDFDQPLGQSTGAGVIFGTTGGVMEAALRTVAEVTSGQPLAEIEFQQVRGFNGIKEAEVELKGRRLKLAVAHGLANAKQLLTALQKGEAEYHFIEIMACHGGCIGGGGQPIPTTWEVRQKRAQGIYQCDSQARFRKSHENPAIKELYAEFLGHPLSHKSHQLLHTRYQPRR
- the hydE gene encoding [FeFe] hydrogenase H-cluster radical SAM maturase HydE; this translates as MSLLQKFMAKARTEPSLLLVCASTQHMLKADHALREAGIATELLPTPRGIGSACTTVIRFAASHRTEVEKILAAEAIEWEGIYPYSTQPRRIDWSPVYAYPLAADYRELLQRLEREEPLSQEELARLLAVQDEAEEQALLTAGDLVRQECVGDMVDIRGAIEFSNYCRKNCYYCGLRRDNTVLPRYRMSEEEILATVDEIYRLGLRTVILQSGEDPYYTTEKILRLIRTIKERYGLRITLSLGERRAEEYRLLREAGANNYLLKLESGSPYLFAAAHPDDDYGERRRHLQLIKQAGLLSGSGNIVGLPGQTVMDLAADILHFKDDGIHMIGIGPFLPAANTPWADQPPGDLHLCLRVVALTRIVCQNVFLPATTAMATLHPRGQELALRAGANTIMLIMTPPQYRGNYQIYSNKNPVNLNYALEQIARAGRRPPRYLRQG
- the hydF gene encoding [FeFe] hydrogenase H-cluster maturation GTPase HydF produces the protein MLETPRANRLHIALFGRRNAGKSSLINALTNQDIALVSPIPGTTTDPVYKAMEILPLGPVVLIDTAGLDDEGELGQLRVQKTREVLPKADLALLVVDATTGITSFDREIAALCRQHNLPLVGVLNKSDLADPDLAAARAVLDLPWVKVSSRTGAGIEELKQAMIEQAPQNWEPETILGDLVKPGDTVVLVVPIDSAAPKGRLILPQVQVLRDCLDHGVMAYVCREFELEQTLANLQQPPALVVTDSQAFGLVSRLVPENVPLTSFSILYARYKGDLATLAAGARAISALKPGDRVLIAEACTHHRQPDDIGRAKIPRWLNQLAGGELQYTWSSGQGYPDNLEDFKLIVHCGACMLNRRSMLHRLQQARSRQVPIVNYGVLIAAVHGILERVLKPFGV
- the hydG gene encoding [FeFe] hydrogenase H-cluster radical SAM maturase HydG — encoded protein: MQIPTWLAEADLENLLREAAKPSAPRVREILAKAATAQGLTLAEAAQLLQIEDEELLTELFQAAGQVKERIYGRRVVIFAPLYLTNECHNNCLYCGFRAANRSLARRTLTVEEAVAEAKALESQGHKRLLLVAGENGRQAAVDYIVQVIEAIYQQADIRRLNVNIAPLDGEGFRRLKAAGIGTYQLFQETYHLDTYRQMHPAGAKADYHWRVSAPERALQAGIDDIGMGVLYGLYDHRYDTLALLAHAHYLDRTYGVGPHTLSVPRLRPAPGSQLQAAPYPVSDRDFKKIVAVLRLAVPYTGLILSTRETPAFRDELLHLGISQISAGSATSPGGYRERARTADPTEQFAIEDHRTLDEVITCVLQAGFIPSFCTACYRSGRTGERFMQLAKSGNIQNVCQPNALLTLQEYLLHFGSEAARNAAAPVLAKEQEAIRREDIRRLTADRLRRLEQGEKDLYL